A portion of the Halobacillus ihumii genome contains these proteins:
- a CDS encoding S1 domain-containing RNA-binding protein: MSIEVGSKLQGKVTGITNFGAFVELPEGQTGLVHISEVADNYVKDINEHLSQGDQVEVKVINVGDDGKIGLSIKKAKENYGRRAPRKPRKPAESFEQKMSAFMKDSEDRLASLKKQTETKRGGRGAKRG; the protein is encoded by the coding sequence ATGTCCATTGAAGTAGGCAGCAAGTTGCAGGGTAAGGTAACGGGTATCACTAATTTCGGAGCTTTTGTTGAGCTTCCTGAAGGGCAGACTGGTCTTGTGCACATTAGTGAAGTTGCCGATAACTATGTAAAAGACATTAATGAACACCTAAGCCAGGGTGACCAAGTAGAAGTGAAAGTCATTAATGTTGGAGATGATGGAAAGATTGGCTTATCCATCAAAAAAGCAAAAGAAAATTACGGTCGTCGTGCGCCCAGAAAACCTCGTAAACCGGCAGAATCATTTGAACAAAAAATGAGTGCCTTTATGAAGGATAGCGAAGATCGTCTAGCATCACTGAAGAAGCAAACCGAAACCAAACGCGGAGGTCGGGGTGCTAAAAGAGGATAG